The Gossypium arboreum isolate Shixiya-1 chromosome 4, ASM2569848v2, whole genome shotgun sequence DNA segment TTCTTGCTCTACAGATTCGGGCAATCACAGATGTAatggtctaatgatccacatttgaaacaagcccgatcatacagtctacaatttcctggatgtcttttaccacaatgtttgcaCTCAGGGCGATCAGATCTGGCATTTCCAATACTAGCaacagatgtagctggagctctAAAGCTTGAATGTGATCTATCACGATCTCTACTTGAATATCCCACATTAGGctttgaacggctaaaatcatctcgaaactttTTTGACGCAAATTGAAATGATTTACTCACGGATCTCTTTCTCacgtctctagcttcaaaattggttttcttttctctttcccgagctcttcatctttacatgcctgttcaacaagcacaacaaattctttttttttctaaaattctgATTAACAAAtgaatatcttcatttaaaccatcttcaaatcttttacatatTATTGCCTCAGTAGAAACATATTCTCCAGCATATTgactcagtcttacaaattctcgctcgtattctgtaacagatatatgaccttgtttcaattcaaaaaactctttacatttctgatctatgaatctctgactaatgtatgtCTTCAGGAATTCAATTcggaagaaatcccaggtgactcgctcacttggaaccacagatatcaaagttttccaccagtgatacgccatatctctcagaagtgaaacaacacattttatgcattcatctAGAGTTagagacaattcatcaaataatcttatcgtattctctaaccagaactcgactCTTTCACCGTCATCATTCATAGTAGCACGGAATTTTttggccccatattttctaatcttatcaactggaggcttattcaactGATTCAAATTAACTTGTAACATAGTAGGGACTTGTGGAGGATTAGCCGGGGTTcggggttgttgaacagccggattagttctaatgtattcggtgaaccaatcattcatcatttgatagacggcttgtctagcctctctatCATGGCTACTCGTAGTCGGTCTACAGTCGGagggcgctgtcccttgtgcgagagTAGGCGTATTACTCTtgacatcgtcagctacggctcattcgagatccatttactatataaaaacacattttcattgtgaggatttatcacactatcgcaattcataaatatggcatgtatagctagactctcatactCTACATTAGTCttagaatcaactaaatcgtagctttgatgccaaccaaatgtaacactcctaacccatatccgtcgccggactagggttaaaggtatTACCGAACGAAATAGAATATTTTACGAACAATTCAATACATCATCCAAAAACATAGTCAAACATTATTATAGAgttccttatataggtcatcgagaccttaaacatgcattagaaaggggtcgggactaaaccgagctcatacaaaattttttaaaacttaaacaacttttcaaagtttcacaggtcacatgcccgtgtgaacaggttgtgtgccttacatggctttagacacgcctgtgtgtctaggccatgtcaaaacagggCTTACATACTGACTTCTCCACATGgccacatgacacgcccgtgtgccagtccgtgtgaaaattagggaggctactgacttgggtcacatggccagtcacacgcccgtgtgtctagcctgtggtcgaaactgacttggtcACAAGGCCTAGCATACGTCTGTGTGTGCAACTGTGTGATCTAgccaggctcattttgaaatcgCACTAgggcaacacggctgagacacacgcccatgtctctgcccgtgtggtaaaaaataggccatttacaaggccaatttgccacccattaagggtcttCCCTACAATCATCAAGACTACAACATTTTATGCCAAATTTTCAACCATTtctcaaccaaaacatataccattcatgccataacattatcaaccaatttcatgcttgaaacacataccaaatcatatcattccataagccaaatacacaccaaaacatatgatttataacCATAATatccatcattcaatctcatgccataatCTTACCTTTTCTCTAGATaagcacatttcaaaaacataccaatttgaccaatttctttggccattcatgaacatatcaaacataccaatattgcatcacatatcatataccaaaatcaaaccataagttcaaccataattaagccatatcacatggctaaatatacacttcacaaaacatattcaactacctctaacctatacatgccatacttcaatatatacaatttcaaaaggtaCCGAaatatagtttgatagtgtggtgacaatcctcgatgaTCCCTAAGCTCTCGGTAGCTACGATATTTATAAAACaaagcaaacacacacaaagtaagctttcaaaagcttagtaggtcatatacaaataaacttatcatttaaatcatataatcatcatcaatttgcatataattcatagccaaatactatcacatACCTCaatgttcatatacatttcatatattccaaattctttagcacatataacatattttctcatatcatCAATTGATCACTaaagtacatatacttacctttttacATCAAATATGATACTCATTCCAGACGTACCTGAATCAGACACATGTTCACATCATAATTCATTTTCTCGGAATTCCCATTGAGTcattcggaatcataaggatatgcagatagctcagaaagctcgtacaatgccaacatcctagacgtggtcttacatgtaatcaaatatcgatgacaGTATCGATGACagtatcccagacagggtcttacacgaaatcaaatacgatgccaacgtcttagacgtggtcttacatgtaaatcataagtcgatgccaacgtcccaaatgtggtcttacatgataacacatattggatagtatgtcatgacatatgtatcctaactattcctaaggtttgtacgagGCTTTTTGAATGTCAGAAATTTATCGATACGTTCTCTGATATCTCATTCTCAACACAATTATTCATTCAACATTGTTAAAAATcatataatcaataataattcaaatcaaaatacaattatttgtttatcaacttacctcgtacggatttggaTAGACGGAATCGGCTACTCGACGATTTTCGACTTTCTcctatctaattccattttcttttgtttttaatctatataaattcaaatttaacctttgtattcaccaaatcattcaaatcaatccgcAATCACACATTTtgggtattttacaaattagccctcatattttcaaaatttgacactttagtccctaactcacaaaatcacaaaatacttaAAATTTCCTTCCAACCATGCTTAGTCAAATCTTTAtggtgttcatacaagtccacatatttcatttagttcacattttagtccctcaatttctcattttaaaaaattagcccaaattactcaaattcatcaaaatttaaagacaaaacacgttaacccaaaacatatcttctaTTTATCAATAACTAACGTCacaaaacttataatttcatcaatggcataactcaaaatcattaacaaaattataaattgagacatgggcttagtaaaacacaaagcaacaatcacaaaacatagaaattatcaaaaatcaataaaaaacacATACCTATTTAGTCAAAACAGGTGCCGAAACCCTAGCTCAATCTTTTTCTTCTTATTTCTTtgatattttcggccaacaataTGAACATAGCACTAatctatgtttttcttttatttaatataacttaAATCACCAAATACCAGTTTTGCCCTtaatataataaacaataaacttataatggatgtccaacaatgtccatttaaaatatcaatggtctaataacataataaggacctctcatttacaaagacatatcaaatagggattttaacaattagaaggccacttttacatttaacacgattaggtccttttatcaaattgagcacacaaatgattaaattttcatatgaaactttcacacatgctaattcacatatcataagcacgtaaaatattatttaaatagtttTCAGACTCAAATttatggttctgaaaccactatttcaactagggtctaaactggactgttacagccTTAATAACATCAGGAGCTGAGGCTTCCTCTCtgacacgtatagcataagttctCACCGGGGCTCGAGCCTCTGGTTTTACAGTAGAATCCTTTGCAACAATTCGACTACCGCTAGCACTTTCAGGATGTTGTGGAGGTCTACCTGGGTAGATGGGAGTACTCGATTTCGGGACTAGCGAGACCTCTCATCAACTCGTTCCGAGTAGTCCCTaagaaagtggtcaagagaaccacacccATAGCATGCTCCACTCCTCGTCTGACACTCTCCAAAGTGGAATTTATTGCAACTGTTACACCTCGGCTTTTGATCTCCCACACTTCCCACACTTGTTGACATAGGAGAAGAAGACTTTGGATTGTGACGCTTAGAGCTTCTTACTCTACTCAAATATCACACCGATGCAGTGGAGCGTTTCTGATGACTTCTCGATTTCTTTGTGGGGAACAAGTGCGGCTTATTACTGGATCTCTTACTTGAAACTCGAGCTTCTTTCTTTGCTTGCATTCTTTCGTTATTTAGCTCTTCAACTTTCTTGGCTCGATCAACTAATGCAACTAATTCCCTTATCTCAAGGATCCAAATTAAAagcttaatttcctcattcagaccttcttcGAAGCACTTGCACATTTCTGCCTCCGTTTGGACCCACTTctttgcatactgacttagtcttATGAATTCTCTTTCGTATTCTGACACGGTTCTATTTCCTTGTTTAAGTTCCAGGAGCTCCTTTCGCTTCTGACCTAAAAATCTTTGACTAATAAACTTCTTCTTAAATTctacttgaaagaattcccacgtaATACTCTCCCTCGGTGTCACCGAAGATATAGTCTTCCACCAGCGATATACACTGTCCTTTAATAAAGATACCGTGCAATTCAGGCATTTTGTGGGGGTACAAGACAACTCTTCAAGAACTCGCGTGGTATTTTCAAACCAAAACTCAGCACATTCTGGATCATCATCAATCGTggccctaaactcttcagccccgtatttcctaagtttatccattagggccttaccaattctcacgAGTGCCATACCTTGTGGAACTTCTTCTTCAAATCGAGCAGGGGGCAGAGGAGGCCGTGGTATATTGGGGTGGTTTCTTAGGCAATCACCAAACCACTCATCTATCATCTTGAAAAAGGCGGCTTACTCCTCTTCCCGTCCCTCAGACATAGCCTTCTACCACTACCAAAAGTAACTTGCTGTacgaaagctggagcatggctctcagctgcctcggactcatctcgagcttgattggaagacattgcTATATACAAATACAATTGAAATGGTTAGGATATGTCATACTATCAaaacttgtataatggcatgtatagctacactcgatacatgctacgttagtccaagaatcaactaaattgtagctctgataccactaaatataacaccccttacccatacccgagactgggataggatacaaggtattaccgaacacatacacagtcattcatgcaaaaagtcaggctattattttttttaaataacttcattcatacatacacaaacTGTCCTTAATgtaggcctacaaggcccaaaacaaccaTCAAAAAAGGATCGAGACTAAATTAGGAActtttagaaaagtttgggaaattttcctaatacagagccacacgcctgtgtgaaacaggggacacgcccatgtgctctctacacgcccgtgtcctccggccgtgtaactatctgactatgacatcagcaTCAATTTAGTGTCACATGGCCGTATCACACGACCCTGTGGCTAGACTGCAtggtcaattaaaattaagtgaaattttcataaaaatgtGCGGACTTCACACAGCCAGAGTACaggcccatgtgggtaggccatgtccctcacacggtcaagacacatgcccgtgtcttaggctgtgtgtttactactgagcatactgACCTACAAAATTagtatgcaggggacacacggccattcaacACGTCCGTGAGGTatctagacacatacccgtgtgtctgcccgtgcgGACCATTTAAAGGTTGttttccaagccattggtcaccctttTACATCCATATACACTCATATACTTCATGGACACTTAACATGGtatataattaaacttaaacatCCTTGACATGATTCATACATGTAAACCTTATTACGCTTGTTCAAGTTACACTTCTTGTATTGGGGTTATCATTAGCACATTCCACATTTTATACTTAGGCCATGATGTAACCACATACCATTTTATGCCATAGCCATTCTCAAGTTATTGGGTCTCATTTTACACATCCATTCATGCTAGGCTATGCAATCACATCACAAGAAACATTTAAACCTAAACATGTATATTTAGTAGGGTTACTACCCATataaatatgagccacatctcatggccgtatacaaaatgaattagcaTATCTTCACAAGCCATTTCTTTGGCtgaccaaatgacacatataaaacaacgatcaaaaatcctatacatgcaattatatcaaaatgaatgtttatttatatcaaaatgagacTTGTTAATAGTGTGATCAAGGCTCCCACTGTCTTTCAGGCTCCACGAGTCCACAAACTCTATAAAATTGGGAAAgtgaaatggggtaagcattgacacgcttagtaagtccatataacaggaaagtaaacttaccggttactTTAACATACAACCACATTAACTACGCAATCCATCAAGTATAGAATATTTTCCCTAACACATTAACTCAATCATCAAGATTAGACACATAGTAATACATAATAATAAACAATTAGTATATGAACTCATCATAACAAAATCTCAATTCCACTTTTCATactaatcccgttgaatttctcaaaatctcgatggatattctTTAGTAAACTTATGGCGTACTAAATCAtttatcatcaattcatattAGTGACCTTTTCAACGAgcgctgtaacatcccgaattagggcctagttagaacagtggtttcgagaccacaaattcgagatagaaataatcattttTTATGTTGTGAGGTCCATGATATATATGCATCCTTGTGTGAAAAtatcgatgagaaattttaccgataaagtgtccaattgagttattatgactaaattgcaataagtgaaaaacatgtgttctagGTGATTTAAGGGCTTAATTGTATGAGATTTGAAATTGGAAGTCTTTatttggcaattagaccattatatgccattatggacaaaaatggagataggagggataaaatatcaaagttatAATGGAAGGGCATGTTGGTCTATTGGTTAATagaagaattaaaaaggaaaaatagtcgaaatttgtgtccatctttatcgtccttggccgaatttcacagaAAGCCATAACTAGAgtttctttcatctttcaagctcaaagtaagtgcattctagcctcgtttttaatgttctttatattattgaaatcctcagagctcgatttagctatttctacctttaatttgagctaaggttcatgttcaaaaaatacccatgaatgacatgcttgtgctttggtgtctaatggaagaatatgaaggtTTAAGGTGTgctaaacaacttttactaggtggtttttggtgaaatttataaaaaggacctaattttaaaagttgtagaaactatgtgtaaatgtgtgattaaatgaaaaatgcgGGTTGGTATAAGAGGGAAAATGATTCGTgctaggcttgaataatgagaaaaatgggtacttttcattttacgagcctaggggcaattttgtaattttgtaaaattttaggggaaaattgtaatttttccatatcGTGATTAAATGAATAATgcgtgtattaaataagctaaatgtgctaTTACATATTAAAAGGGACGAGGGAAAGACCTTGACCaaggaaaaggcaaggttgtggactaaatcacaaattttccatatttttgcaccaaggtaagttgtgtgtaagtaattcaacaactccaatattatgtatttaatatttgacattatatgatacatgtatgtatgctttaataaaattgacttgtgatgatcCAATGGAAGTTTAGTGATAGCCCCGTGTCTCAGAAGCCCAGGTTACTCaaaggaatacttaggacttgGATGTAGTGACACTGTGCTAAATGTgactgtgtaagaccatgtcggggacatggcatcagcgatgatatatgtgcctgtgtaagaccatgtctgggacatgggatCGACGATGATATGTATGCCTGTTTAAGACAtgcctaggacatggcatcagggATGAtatatgtgctagtgtaagaccatgtctgggacatggcattggtgatgatatatgtgcctgtggaagaccatgtctgggacatggcatcaacgatGATATGTgttcctgtgtaagaccatgtctgggacatgtcatcGGTGAtaatatgtgtgccagtgtatgaccatgtttgggacatggcattggcgatgaTATGTGGatttatgtaagaccatgttagggacatggcattggtgctTTAATTGGTGTATGACAATCCCGAGCATCCTTTAGTATTCGGTGGttcaacgggccattcaagaTGTTGGGTTAAGAAATGGAGTGATATGAGTAAGAGTGTAcggtataggtatgtacttaaacctcatgagtattgaactcgattcatgatgggaaatttagaatgggtagaaatgagtaagaTAAGTTTGATGTTTAATGACATTTAATGTCAATTTTGACTACGTTCATGTGTGTAGTATGATTTtgtggtgataattgataatatgtttaatccatgaatatcttgacttatgttgttatttatttacatgcaacttactaagccctATGCTTTCCCTTctctcctttcccttttttttttagaatcGTTAAGCTAGCTTAGGGATCGTGGATGTTGGAGCttgagtcacactatcaacaaatcttttggggtataattagtttactacgtttgagtatggcatgtataggggacctagtattttattatatgtgtcatatttgttagccaaagtgatggctccttttggtatattattacattttgtatatggccatgaaatatgactcatattgattattgggttgaaatctctaaatattgttacatgcatgagctgtgttattacttttgtggtgtgtgccaaatggctgataaaatgtggaatttatgtttgatggataaatgatgccaattggtatggtcactatattaataaaggtaaagaaatgtattgaatgaacTTAACAAGTCAAAGAGTCCCAATTAGATAAACTTGATATgaatttatcatgcatgagttaaagctaGGGATGCCTAAGTAGGCCTTTTATGCCATGTTAACCACCATTGGCATATCAGTGAGTGTTGAGGTTGTTAAGGGTGACgagagggcttggaaaatagtcgtAAAGTTGTTCACACGAgtggacacatgggcatgtgtctaggccgtgtttgACACACGATCAGctccatgggcgtgtagtccagccatgtgtcccttgcaccctagttttacaagtcagtatgcatggtagtaaacacacgggcagagacacagccgtgtggaggacacggccgtAAGACATGTGTGTGTGCCCAGGCCGTCTGAAGTTTGGACCTTAAATGCGAAAATTAAATTTGCCACAtcgcctagcacatgggtgtgcgacttggccgtgtgatattAAATTCATGCTGAcgttatatgtaacaccccaaacccagcccagacgttatggccgaatctgacgtgccacattggagttgaaaacccacgttccgttttagtgttttaaaaaccatatattttgttgagttaacaaggtgtatggaagtcgggcaccggtaggtatccgagatagaggaggtgagccatgaaggtcgctaagtaccaagctctttgattggatccaatcctagacatgcccacaaccatagccacactttgttatatcgagtttaaatttgtttaagtgaacgactttgataaatcgattaattgtggtgtggaactcttttgaaaacaattatcgttttgaaaacacgtcttaagtctagcccatttgaataattatcaaccaggtttgaagttattaaaattaaaataatccgaaaagaaataaaaggaaagttaaaatggccttattacaacccaaaataaatagtaattaaaggaaactaatgaaaaccaactcttatttaaaagtccaaagacaatcaccgtggctactcaatcccctcctacccaagtccccacatcaaggctcaccgcaaggttaaggaaaggggtgagtttggaaactcatgtgcaacaagccctttcagagcccaaaacaataatgacctattgggtctaagcccaaaaccaatctcaaacatgtcttgggccatagccctgttcatatttcataattcataacatcgggcaagccttttcatatttcatattatcgggcgAAGCCTTTCTCAGAACAGTGCGGCCTAAAGGCCCATTTTTacgtcacatgtaatgtcaatgaaagaatgcaacccatttggggaggctactcaacccaccatccgctactctccaccgtaccaaccaacacaccatgtgggattaactcgacccaccccgccataactctccaccggcaagatagctactttatcatataaccggaggcctagcctcttttaataatcgggcaaagcccttttttaataatcagggcataagccttttaataactggggcataagcccttttaataactggggcataagcccttttaataactggggcataagcccttttaataactggggcataagcccttttgcacttcctccatccatataaaaacccacccAATgaatttatgaacatctcgtgtgcatatcatacatatcatgtgcatatcatacatgtcatgtgcatatcatacatatcatgtttatcaaaatcccttgcattaagttcatatataaaccctaggggtataatggtcatttttacctaggggcaaaaggtcattttcatattataagggtaatcttgtaattttacaaaaattagggtttccatgttcattaactgtTACAaccaattcatgggtgcaaacaagtgattcggcccattttagcgaaatcgagttattgggccaaaaaccctaatgggccctactcaccgattcatcatctaggcccatttagcctatatccataacaagataatagcttttaacatgcaatttaacgatttccatttcctaccaaatttacccaaatgggcccgaaagcctattgggccctaattcacccctcgaggcccaacttaccgtgaacgccaaaacaCGTCCCGACCGCTTCCattattcccgatcatcatctcatcgattctaactaactagtgagcgttaacacaagtcctcgaaatgccgtaatttcaaagatttcgcttttcgcatttatcgctttaagctatgaaaagggttcgttacacacctgtttggcgatattccttgatgagatctcctacacaatttctcctataatccatcgttaataatcagcttcccataattgaaccaaaccccaaatcatctaatactaatacttacacattcggccaccatccaaaatggccttaggaatcttacctttgtcgcgattgataactaggtctagccactccggtgatcgaagctactccaagtcgacactacaccttgctgctccttcaataaataaaccaaaaatattaaaataagaccccataaggcctacacccacattcgggcacctccctaaactagaggggttttggcttttggccatagttacactaggaattgtttagagtttcagcacttaccacagtcttcctcctcttgaatccggatgcctaaaaggtaaaggaattgaacgccaactattgaaaaggaaagaaaaggttgctggtcacaaagaatcggcacccacctatcttcactgatttcggctttttgcggtatttcaagtagagattaaagaaagaaataataaatgagtagaggaaagtaataggctggattttgaaaagaaaagggagaaaagatgagaggaaggatggtagattcgctagggaagaaaaagaagagaaaactaaaacaaaggagaaagcAGCAcgcctaagaccctaatgccgaaattactaacctaatacccttctgccgatttccctctctaaccccttccaagcggctaagctctatccttctctcaaatcctaaaatctctcccttatcctccttaatccatgcgtttgacttgatccaactctcctcttacgtaatccacttaggttccaacacttacccttcccgcacataaaaataaatactcttatttgccaacacagggaatcgatcccaggtcttcccttatgctccacacgccaccttttaggagcttagtggcgcccTTGCCACTCTAcaaaagctctttttgtgatacactttacccacaacttaatataagggcacctagccagaacccctaactcctaagtccaaaatttaaaaattcaaccgggttttggctaactcataagccttccataagcccatttacacacccaaattatgaattccataatcacataccaaattttagaaaattacttaaaatatcaggaatcgcaaaaaacccgaaaatcaggatgttacaactctaccctccttaaagaaatttcggcctcgaaatttacctaatccaaacagttgagggtactgctgacgcattgcctcttcggtctcccaagtagctttttccttgccctggttcctccaaagtaccttcaccaacgggactgacctccttctcaacaccttgacatcatgaTCAAGTATTTgtacaggttcctcttcaaaggtcaaatccgatcgTACCTCAACTTctacaactggcacgatatgagttgg contains these protein-coding regions:
- the LOC128291591 gene encoding uncharacterized protein LOC128291591, which codes for MIDEWFGDCLRNHPNIPRPPLPPARFEEEVPQECAEFWFENTTRVLEELSCTPTKCLNCTVSLLKDSVYRWWKTISSVTPRESITWEFFQVEFKKKFISQRFLGQKRKELLELKQGNRTVSEYEREFIRLSQYAKKWVQTEAEMCKCFEEGLNEEIKLLIWILEIRELVALVDRAKKVEELNNERMQAKKEARVSSRPPQHPESASGSRIVAKDSTVKPEARAPVRTYAIRVREEASAPDVIKAVTVQFRP